CTCCTGTGGCCCGTGTGCAATCTTTGTATATCCGTAAAATAGTTTTAAAGGTGGAAGTGAACGCTTCCATGATAAGAGTGAAAGAGATATTAAGGAAAGTATATGAGAATATGCTTACGGACGGGCGCTTTAAATCTCTTATCTTATATTATGATGTAGATCCTATGTAAAAGGAATGATATAAGAATAAGATATAAAAATGCGCTGCTTTTTCAGGCAGCACATTTTTAATATACGGTTTGTTTATTTAGATTTAATATGCGAACATAGGGTATTGGTTCATAGTTGTGTTTACTTTATCGCGTACGGATTTGATGATACTTTCGTTTTCAACATGATGTAAAACCGTGTCTATCATTTCCACGATATCGCCCATCAGTTCTTCTTTTGCTCCGCGGGTAGTTATGGCAGGTGTTCCCAGACGTATTCCGGAAGTCTGGAAAGGAGAGCGACTGTCGAAAGGCACCATGTTCTTATTTGCCGTAATATCGGCCAGTACGAGGGCTTTCTCTGCAACTTTACCTGTAAGATCCGGCAACTTAGTTCGGAGATCGACCAAAATACAATGGTTGTCGGTTCCGTTGGAAACGACTTTATAACCTTTGTCCATCAGTGCTTTTGCCATAGCGGCTGCATTTTTCTTAACTCGCTTTTGGTATTCTTTATATTCCGGTTGTAAAGCTTCTCCGAAAGCTACTGCTTTAGCTGCTATCACATGTTCGAGGGGACCTCCCTGTACACCCGGGAATACGGCAGAATCGAGCAGAGCCGACATCTTTTTGATTTCTCCTTTGGGAGTGGTTTTTCCCCAGGGATTTTCGAAATCTTTGCCCAGTAAAATGATACCTCCGCGCGGTCCTCTTAGTGTTTTATGTGTAGTAGAAGTAACGATATGAGCGTATTTAAGCGGATTTTCCAACTCTCCCGCCGCAATAAGCCCGGCCGGATGTGCCATATCTACCATAAATATAGCGCCTATCTCGTCTGCAATTTTACGCATACGGGCATAATCCCATTCACGTGAATAAGCAGAAGCTCCTCCTATAAGTAATTTAGGATGTTCCCGCAAAGCTACTTCTTCCATCATATCGTAGTCGATATAGCCGGTATCTTCTTTTACGCTATATTCCAGAGGATGGAAAACCAGTCCGGAAAAGTTTACAGGAGAACCGTGAGAGAGATGGCCTCCATGGGAAAGGTTGAGTCCGAGGAACTTATCTCCCGGATTGAGTACAGCCATGAATACGGCCATATTAGCCTGAGCACCAGAGTGGGGTTGTACGTTTGCCCATTCGGCCCCAAATATTTTTTTTAACCGATCAATCGCTATTTGTTCGGCTTCATCTACTACTTCACAGCCACCGTAATAACGTTTACCCGGATAACCTTCGGCATATTTATTGGTAAGGCAGGAGCCCATAGCCTGCATGACCTGTTCACTGACGAAGTTTTCCGATGCGATCAGTTCGATGCCTTTTTTCTGTCTTTGATGTTCTCTTTCGATGATGTCGAAAATTGCATTATCTCTCTTCATTGTAATAATGTATTTAGTGTATGAATCTATTACCAAAAAAAACCTACCGATATATTTAGTTCGTTAGTCGAGCGTTCAAGTGTGGCTGTAACGGGTGTATAACTGATGTCGGACGGAGTGAGTGTATATGTATTGTTCTTGAAAGATGTACAACATATTTCATATCTGAAATCGATATATAACCTTCCGATGGTTGTACTAACGCCCGCTACGCCGTATATAGCGTAATTTTTGTCGTCATTCATATATTCCAGTCCAAAACGGGGGGACTGGGTATTTTTGCAGTGGTTCGAAAAAATATATTTTACTTTCGGGCCGATAAAAAAATTTAACAGATAAGGAGACGATTTCACTATATTGAAACCATATAACAACGGTATATTTATAGATTGAGAATGCTCTCTTATTTGTAATAATTGTTTTTGAGGAATCTCCATTTCCGGGAAAAAATCGGAAGGATCAAGTTGTATGGAGGTACGGGAGGTCATATAGGAAACTTCAAGCTGGATGAAATTCCGTTTGAAATTATATCTGGAAAAAATGGAACCGACAAATCCCAACTGAGAGTTTGCCTGGGGTTTTGTTTCGGTCTCTCCGCCGATTTTGTAATCCAGAATGTTCAAGAATGCTCCGTTGCCTCCGGCACGAATTCCCCAATTGAACTTCTTATTGATGTTCAGGTCTTTTAATTTAAACTGTGCTTGTGATAACGTGGAAGTTAAAGCCAGTATAATTAAGAATACCAGGATTCTTTTCATGTTTTTTTGTTCTTTTTTTGAACCGACCATCCGAATTTTCCGATCTCGTTCCCCAGTTCATGATAGTGACCGTGCGAATATACCAATAAATTGGCTTTCTCCATATTGAAAGCTCCCGTTTCTTTGTCGATGAAGCGCTCGTCCGCTAAAACATTCACTACGTCCGAGATGAACATGTCATGAGATCCCAATCCTATAATTTCCCTTACTTTACATTCTATGCATAAAGGGGATTCCTCGATATACGGAGCTTTGACTATAGTCGAAGTTCCCGGAGTCAGTCCCATTTCTTCGAATTTACGATGATCTTTTCCCGACCTTACCCCACACCAGTCTGTCGCGAAGGCCATATCTTTTGTCGTGAGATTAATGACGAATTCCATATTATCCCGGATAACAGGATAAGAATGCCGTTCGGGTCTGACCGAGATATAACACATGGGAGGGTTTGTACAGATAGTTCCTACCCAGCTTACGGTAAGCAGGTTATATTCTTCCGGTTTATTCCCGCAGCTGATAAGCACAGCCGGCAGAGGGTATATCATCGTTCCCGGTTTCCAGTTTAGTTTCATTTCAATTCTGTTTCTGGTTAGCAGATTTCTATTTCGTCTTTAGTTACGGTTCGTTCGCAATACTGGCATTTTATGGCTATGTTTTTTTTATCTACGACATGGAAAATTGTGCTCATCGGTTCGTTGTTAGTTATACATTTGGGATTATTACAGCGAACGATATCGTAAATAACATCGGGCAGTTCTACCTGTCTTTTCTCCGTAACACGATAGTTCCGGATAATGTTTATTTTAGCATTCGGGGCAATAAGGGCGATTTTGTTCAGTTCTTCTTCTTTAAAAAATACATCCGCTACTTTAATGATCCCTTTTGTTCCTATTTTCTTGCTGGCCAGATTGTTTCCTATGGTTATGCTGTTGCTCAGCTTATCCAGTCCCAAGAGCGATACTACTTTGAAAAGTTGGCTTGAAGGTATATGATCTATCACGGTTCCGTTCTCGAGGGCTGCGACTTCCAGTTCTTTTTTTTCGACATTCATGATTTCGAATTTTTCGGTGAATTAAATTTCGATACCTAATACTTTGCAAATAATGGCCTGACGGGCATATAAACCGTTCCTGGCCTGTTCGAAATAATATGCTTTAGGATTATTATCCACATCGTAGGATATTTCATTGACCCTGGGTAACGGATGGAGAATGCGCAGGTTGTTTTTGCTGCCGTCAAGCATTTCGTTATGCAGGGTATATACGTTTTTGACTTTCTCATATTCCATGAGATCGGTGAACCGTTCCCGTTGGACACGTGTCATATATAATATATCGGCATGGTTGATTACCTCTTCCGAAAAATCGCTGTGTTCCTCGTACGGAATATGATTTTTTTCACAGAATAGTTTGTATTCTACCGGCATTTTCAGCTCATCGGGAGCGACGAAATGGAACGTGGGACTGAAGTGAGACATAGCCATGAGCAGGGAATGTACGGTACGCCCGTATTTCAAATCGCCTACCATCGTGATGTTCAGATTTTCCAGTGTTCCCTGTGTTTTATAAATGGAATAAAGATCCAGCATGGTTTGTGACGGATGCTGGTTGGCTCCGTCTCCGGCATTGATCACCGGTACCGATGAAATTTCCGAGGCATAACGGGCAGCCCCTTCCAGATAATGGCGCATAATGATGAGATCTACATAATTGTTTACCATCATAATGGTGTCTTTGAGCGTCTCTCCTTTTGAAGAGCTGGTGGTGGAAGCATCGGAAAAACCTATGATTCTACCGCCTAAACGGTTCACCGCCGTTTCGAAACTGAGCCGTGTGCGGGTGGACGGCTCGAAGAAAAGGGTTGCGATTACTTTTCCTTCCAGAACTTTCCGGTCGGGATTTTCTTCAAAACGCCTGGTTTTTTCCAGCAGGTCCAGGATCTCTTCTTTTGAAAAGTCTGTAATAGATACTAAAC
This region of Barnesiella propionica genomic DNA includes:
- the glyA gene encoding serine hydroxymethyltransferase produces the protein MKRDNAIFDIIEREHQRQKKGIELIASENFVSEQVMQAMGSCLTNKYAEGYPGKRYYGGCEVVDEAEQIAIDRLKKIFGAEWANVQPHSGAQANMAVFMAVLNPGDKFLGLNLSHGGHLSHGSPVNFSGLVFHPLEYSVKEDTGYIDYDMMEEVALREHPKLLIGGASAYSREWDYARMRKIADEIGAIFMVDMAHPAGLIAAGELENPLKYAHIVTSTTHKTLRGPRGGIILLGKDFENPWGKTTPKGEIKKMSALLDSAVFPGVQGGPLEHVIAAKAVAFGEALQPEYKEYQKRVKKNAAAMAKALMDKGYKVVSNGTDNHCILVDLRTKLPDLTGKVAEKALVLADITANKNMVPFDSRSPFQTSGIRLGTPAITTRGAKEELMGDIVEMIDTVLHHVENESIIKSVRDKVNTTMNQYPMFAY
- a CDS encoding porin family protein codes for the protein MKRILVFLIILALTSTLSQAQFKLKDLNINKKFNWGIRAGGNGAFLNILDYKIGGETETKPQANSQLGFVGSIFSRYNFKRNFIQLEVSYMTSRTSIQLDPSDFFPEMEIPQKQLLQIREHSQSINIPLLYGFNIVKSSPYLLNFFIGPKVKYIFSNHCKNTQSPRFGLEYMNDDKNYAIYGVAGVSTTIGRLYIDFRYEICCTSFKNNTYTLTPSDISYTPVTATLERSTNELNISVGFFW
- a CDS encoding flavin reductase family protein, with the protein product MKLNWKPGTMIYPLPAVLISCGNKPEEYNLLTVSWVGTICTNPPMCYISVRPERHSYPVIRDNMEFVINLTTKDMAFATDWCGVRSGKDHRKFEEMGLTPGTSTIVKAPYIEESPLCIECKVREIIGLGSHDMFISDVVNVLADERFIDKETGAFNMEKANLLVYSHGHYHELGNEIGKFGWSVQKKNKKT
- the pyrI gene encoding aspartate carbamoyltransferase regulatory subunit translates to MNVEKKELEVAALENGTVIDHIPSSQLFKVVSLLGLDKLSNSITIGNNLASKKIGTKGIIKVADVFFKEEELNKIALIAPNAKINIIRNYRVTEKRQVELPDVIYDIVRCNNPKCITNNEPMSTIFHVVDKKNIAIKCQYCERTVTKDEIEIC
- the pyrB gene encoding aspartate carbamoyltransferase, with the protein product MKQESLVSITDFSKEEILDLLEKTRRFEENPDRKVLEGKVIATLFFEPSTRTRLSFETAVNRLGGRIIGFSDASTTSSSKGETLKDTIMMVNNYVDLIIMRHYLEGAARYASEISSVPVINAGDGANQHPSQTMLDLYSIYKTQGTLENLNITMVGDLKYGRTVHSLLMAMSHFSPTFHFVAPDELKMPVEYKLFCEKNHIPYEEHSDFSEEVINHADILYMTRVQRERFTDLMEYEKVKNVYTLHNEMLDGSKNNLRILHPLPRVNEISYDVDNNPKAYYFEQARNGLYARQAIICKVLGIEI